The Vannielia litorea nucleotide sequence CTGCGCGAGGAGCTGGACCGGCTGTTCTCGCTGGAGGCCACGGTGCGGCTCGGGGTGTCGGTGCAGAGCTTCTCCTACAAGCGCGGCCTGCCGCACGGGCTCGACATGGTGTTCGATTGCCGGTTCCTCGACAATCCGCACTGGGTGCCCGAATTGAAGCCGCTCGATGGACGCGACCCGGCGGTGGTGGCCCATGTCGAGGGCGATGCCCGCTTCAGCGAATTTCACAACCGCGTGCGGGGCCTTGTAGACATGCTGCTTCCGGCCTTTGTAGAGGAAGGCAAATCCCACCTGTCGATCGGCTTCGGCTGCACCGGGGGGCAGCACCGGTCCGTTGCCCTGGCGGAACGGTTCGGGAAAGAGCTTGCAGGTGCTGGGTGGCGCGTGTCTATTCGGCATCGGGAAATCGAAAGGCGGGCTGGGGCACGGACGGCGGAGCCGTCTGCCGCAGCTTTGGGGACTAGGGCTTGATCGGAATCGTGATCGTGGCGCATGGCGGGCTGGCGACGGAATACCTCGCCGCCGTCGAACATGTGGTTGGCCAGCAGGCCGGCATCCGTGCCAT carries:
- the rapZ gene encoding RNase adapter RapZ encodes the protein MPHGAAVQRVVLVTGPAGAGRSTAVRVLEDLGYEAIDNLPLSLVPRLLEGAPRGGALALGIDSRNREFDPPMLLELITRLDARPDVAREVLYLDCAPDVLLRRYSETRRRHPLAPAESPEAGIARDFDLLAGIREAADVLIDTSDMSIHDLREELDRLFSLEATVRLGVSVQSFSYKRGLPHGLDMVFDCRFLDNPHWVPELKPLDGRDPAVVAHVEGDARFSEFHNRVRGLVDMLLPAFVEEGKSHLSIGFGCTGGQHRSVALAERFGKELAGAGWRVSIRHREIERRAGARTAEPSAAALGTRA